A genomic stretch from Setaria viridis chromosome 1, Setaria_viridis_v4.0, whole genome shotgun sequence includes:
- the LOC117843023 gene encoding CASP-like protein 2C4, with amino-acid sequence MAAGSPPLAPSPARAECVLRGACAAMAAAGALLLGLSAQTKTVLFVQRRAVPKDVQALWVLIVSASAAAGYHVVQLARCLYMARLAVATGGGGCRRLSRGVACASFLLDKGCAYMVFATTVAALQACFVGLIGVEALQWSKLCNIYTRFCEQAAAGMLCSMLAAGGMAVLSAFSARELFRRPACCSSSAAAGQCARLALG; translated from the exons ATGGCAGCCGggtcgccgccgctggcgccgtcgccggcgagggcggaGTGCGTGCTGAGGGGAGCGtgcgcggcgatggcggcggcgggggcgctgctgctggggcTCAGCGCGCAGACCAAGACCGTGCTCTTCGTCCAGCGGAGGGCCGTCCCCAAGGACGTCCAGGCCCTCTG GGTGCTGATCGTGTCGGCGTCGGCCGCGGCAGGGTACCACGTCGTCCAGCTCGCCCGGTGCCTCTACATGgcccgcctcgccgtcgccaccggcggcggtggctgccgGCGACTCAGCCGAGGGGTGGCGTgcgcctccttcctcctcgaCAAG GGATGCGCGTACATGGTGTTcgcgacgacggtggcggcgctgcaggcGTGCTTCGTGGGGCTCATCGGCGTCGAGGCGCTGCAGTGGAGCAAGCTCTGCAACATCTACACGCGCTTCTGCGAGCAGGCCGCCGCGGGGATGCTCTGCAGcatgctcgccgccggcggcatggCCGTCCTCtcggccttctccgcgcgcgaACTCTTCCGCCGCCccgcctgctgctcctcctcggccgccgccgggcagtGCGCGCGTCTCGCTCTAGGGTGA
- the LOC117850356 gene encoding calmodulin-binding protein 60 D has protein sequence MVVIMIPSPPKDHAARPWTAAPRSAALWIFAWRRGHVTQSQIATSLSLRARNVHLPLFASHQCRRVPALVPATSGGTDLIGLNSGPHVTDVFSSAGLMVGCETLPVILYGSFPPHPTTSDCVRGRSLALVPDPAAISSSPPLVSDSGVRNPDLARGSRASGMEKKRGLEAAAAGGADDGRPEAKRARPPALASVIVEALKMDSLQRLCSSLEPILRRVVSEEVERALVRLGPATISGRSSPKRIEGPDGRTLQLQFRTRLSLPLFTGGKVEGEQGAAIHVVLLDAGSGCVVSSGPESSAKLDIVVLEGDFNNEDEEGWTGEEFDSHVVKEREGKRPILTGDLQVTLKEGVGTIGELTFTDNSSWIRSRKFRLGLKIASGFCEGVRVREAKTEAFMVKDHRGELYKKHYPPTLKDEVWRLEKIGKDGSFHKRLNKSGISTVEDFLRLVVREPQKLRSILGSGMSNKMWETLVEHAKTCVLSGKYYIYYSDESRSIGAIFNNIYAFCGLISGEQFYSSESLDDSQKLFADALVKKAYDNWMYVIEYDGKGLFNPKPKKKAASTGQVETNLPAVGPASYQQHLSSTSMPGPSPAGRSDSVGYDGDQSATHPAQLQSSSSNVQSPFDDTFSFLPPNMLTGSANDAMGLELGQLQQVISQSQSIQPANVGYTDWPRNRESQYGDDFTEDIRIKSHQMLESEDMQQLLRVFSMGGASGSLPDDTFNFQSYMPSPLPNLGFEGERSHSSGKAVVGWLKIKAAMRWGIFVRKKAAERRAQLVELED, from the exons ATGGTGGTAATCATGATCCCCTCCCCGCCAAAAGATCACGCCGCCCGTCCGTggaccgccgcgccgcgctccgcTGCCCTCTGGATATTTGCGTGGCGCCGAGGCCACGTCACGCAGAGCCAGATCGCGACGTCACTGTCACTGCGGGCCCGCAACGTGCACCTCCCGCTTTTCGCTTCGCACCAGTGCCGCCGCGTACCCGCCCTCGTGCCCGCGACGTCGGGTGGGACCGACTTGATAGGCCTCAACTCGGGCCCACATGTCACTGATGTTTTCTCAAGTGCCGGGTTGATGGTCGGGTGCGAAACGTTGCCAGTAATATTATACGGTTCATTCCCCCCCCACCCTACTACATCAGACTGTGTGCGCGGTCGCTCCCTTGCCCTTGTCCCCGACCCCGCCGCGATCtcgtcctcccctcccctcgtcTCCGATTCCGGCGTCCGAAACCCAG ATTTGGCTCGGGGGTCCCGTGCCAGCGGGATGGAGAAGAAGCGCGGgctcgaggccgccgccgccggcggcgccgacgacgggcGCCCCGAGGCCAAGCGGGCGCGGCCCCCGGCTCTGGCAAG TGTTATTGTTGAAGCATTAAAGATGGATAGTCTACAGAGGCTCTGCTCATCATTGGAACCAATTCTTCGTAGAGTA GTTAGTGAAGAAGTGGAGCGCGCACTGGTCAGACTTGGCCCTGCAACAATCAGTGGAAG GTCTTCCCCAAAGCGAATTGAAGGTCCTGATGGAAGAACTCTGCAACTCCAGTTCCGTACAAGGCTGTCACTTCCCCTTTTTACCGGAGGAAAAGTTGAAGGGGAGCAGGGAGCTGCAATTCATGTTGTTTTGCTTGATGCTGGCTCTGGTTGTGTTGTATCCTCTGGTCCAGAGTCATCCGCCAAACTTGATATTGTTGTTCTCGAAGGTGATTTCAacaatgaagatgaagagggctGGACAGGGGAAGAGTTTGACAGTCATGTTGTGAAGGAGCGTGAGGGAAAGCGGCCTATTTTAACTGGTGATCTACAAGTCACACTAAAAGAAGGCGTCGGAACAATTGGGGAGCTTACGTTCACAGATAACTCTAGCTGGATAAGGAGTAGGAAATTCAGACTTGGTTTGAAGATTGCCTCAGGGTTTTGTGAGGGTGTTCGCGTTCGTGAAGCAAAAACTGAAGCTTTTATGGTTAAGGACCATAGAGGAGAAT TGTACAAGAAGCATTATCCACCTACACTGAAAGATGAGGTCTGGAGGTTGGAAAAAATAGGGAAGGATGGGTCATTCCATAAGAGGCTGAACAAATCTGGAATATCTACAGTTGAGGATTTCCTTAGGCTTGTGGTTCGGGAACCACAGAAATTGCGCAGT ATACTTGGAAGTGGTATGTCCAACAAGATGTGGGAAACCCTCGTGGAACATGCAAAGACTTGTGTCTTAAGTGGAAAATATTACATATACTATTCTGATGAGAGCAGAAGTATTGGTGCTATTTTCAACAATATCTATGCATTCTGTGGGTTGATTTCTGGCGAGCAGTTCTATTCATCTGAGAGTCTTGATGATAGCCAAAAG CTCTTTGCTGATGCATTGGTAAAGAAAGCATATGACAATTGGATGTATGTCATTGAATATGATGGCAAAGGTCTCTTCAATCCTAAACCAAAGAAAAAAGCTGCATCCACTGGTCAAGTTGAGACCAATCTTCCTGCTGTTGGTCCTGCTTCATATCAGCAGCACCTCTCTTCGACGAGCATGCCAGGGCCATCACCAGCAG gCAGATCTGATTCGGTAGGGTATGATGGTGACCAATCAGCAACGCATCCAGCACAGCTCCAGAGTTCATCCAGCAATGTCCAGTCACCATTCGATGACACATTTTCGTTCTTACCACCTAACATGCTGACGGGGTCTGCAAATGATGCCATGGGGTTGGAACTAGGCCAGTTGCAGCAAGTAATTTCCCAAAGCCAGTCGATTCAACCAGCAAACGTTGGATACACTGACTGGCCCAGAAACCGTGAGAGTCAGTATGGCGATGACTTCACAGAAGACATTCGCATCAAGAGCCACCAAATGCTCGAGAGTGAAGACATGCAGCAGCTGCTTAGGGTCTTCAGCATGGGTGGTGCTTCTGGCAGTTTGCCAGACGACACATTCAACTTCCAGTCCTACATGCCCTCTCCCTTACCTAACCTTGGTTTTGAAGGCGAGCGCAGCCATTCGTCTGGCAAAGCTGTCGTCGGGTGGCTGAAGATCAAGGCCGCAATGAGGTGGGGGATCTTCGTCAGGAAGAAAGCTGCCGAGAGAAGGGCGCAGCTCGTCGAGCTGGAGGATTAA